Genomic segment of Salvelinus alpinus chromosome 23, SLU_Salpinus.1, whole genome shotgun sequence:
GCGGACTTAGGCTCATCCCGGATAACTGGGTCATGACAGCTGCACACTGCATTACGTGAGTCCAGCATGCAACATGCCATTAAAGTGGCTGTAGGATTTATATAAAATATAGTAACATACTAGGCATCCGAGAAGTAAACCGGAACAGATTGAACACCCATATATATCCTGGTGGTATATGAAACCCTTCCAAAGACTGTTTCCATATTGTTCTCCTAATGAACACTCTTACATACCCACCAATCTCAAGGCCACAGCATAAGAAACACTTACACTGATACTCTTTCTGTACCTCAGCCAGGATGTGGCACTGTAAGACTATAGGCTCGCACGTAAAAGGGGGAAAAGCAACAAGACAgttagctacactgaacaaaaatataaacataacatccaacaatttcaaagattttatataaggaaatcagtccattgaaataaattcattaggtcctaatctatggttttcacatgactgggaatatagttatgcatctgttggtcacagatacctttaaaaaaaaggtagggtccTGGATCaagaaaccagtcagtatctggtgttacTATTACTATATGAATGCTCTGGATCATcttgtacaacagcgtgttccagttcctgacaatatccagcaactttgtaccgccattgaagaggagtgggacaatattccagTCCACAGTCAATAGACTGAtcatgcgaaggagatgtgtcgcatgCAGCTGAATAAGTAATGGCAGACAGTGTTAACATAAGAGACACaagtgatcatatacaaatgtaagcaaagtttgaaattgttttagtcaaacattctAGATGTTATCTCAActattaacaatgtacagtacATTTTTTGTGTGATTTATGTATGCAGTAGCATCAGGCATACTTCAGATTATTTTCAATGTGGCTACTTGCATATTTCCATCTCCTCCACCCTGGTCTTCTTGTCTCCCCAGGGTTACTCAGGTGGGCTCCTGAACTGTCAGGGTAAAGATGGTAGGTGATACATCCAGGGGGGTTACCAGTTTTGTGAATGGTAAAGGCTGCAACACCACCCAAAAACCTACTGTCTTCACCCACGGTGGTTCATTAATTCCCTGGATCAGTCAGGTGAGTTATGACTCATCATTTATGAGGCCTCAGGCCTAGGCTGTGTAGCTGCTGAATAAGATCACATAGTTGAAATAATGGCACCTGAGACCTTAGGGGAAAAAGGTACCGTGGTGTAGCAGAACTGGTGCAACACATCGATGGTTAAGTGAGTTGGTGTAAAACAAGTGGTACTGCATGAGATTACCTTTAAtgtaatttatctttcatttgcagaCAATGGCTGAAAACGGAATAAACCtcccatatacactgagtgtacaaaacattaggaacatgctctttccatgacagactgaccaggtgaaagctataatcccttatttatgtcacttgttaaatccacttcaatcagtgtagatgaaggggaggaaacaagttaaataaagatttttaagccttgagacaattgagactgaTAGATTgggtatgtgtgctattcagatgGACATTTGGGCAAGACAAACGATTTAAGTGTctttaaacggggtatggtagtaggtgtcaggagcaccggtttgagtctgtcaagaactgcaacgctgaggTGTtattcacactcaacagtttcgtgtgtgtatcaagaatggtccagcacccaaaggaattccagacaacttgacacaactgtgggaagcattgaagtcaacatcacagggccagcatccctgtggaatgctttcaacaccttgtagagtccatgcccttatgaattgaggctgttctgagggcaaaagagagtgcaactcaatattaggaaggtgttcctaatgttgtgtacactcagtgtaagtcCTAGATGATCAAATTAATTATAATAAAAAAGGTGCTAATTACTGTCCCTCTGTTTATTTATAACAGTCTATTGGACAAATTATATCAACTTAATGGTAACAATCTACAATACAagattacatttatttaacaaagTGATAACATCATTTAACTCAAAATTGGTCTTATGCATAAGTGTTCTATTCGTGTTAGATCCAGCAGCATTTTCAGAGGTCCTCATAGCACAAAAATGGATCTTTAGCATTATAACCCTCACAGTAACCTTGACCTCAGATGCCAGAGGTCATGGGTCAACCTCAAAGGTCAAAGGTTATAGGTCAGAGGGGTTCCAGGTGAAGAAGTCCATTCCCCGGAGCTCCTCAGGCAGGTAGTCCTGCTCCACAGGGGCACTGAAGGCAGGGTTGTACTTGTAGCCCTCAGCGTAGCCCAGGTCCTTCATGAGCTTGGTGGGGGCGTTGCGAAGGTGCAGGGGAACAGAGGGTAGGGGGCCCTTATGGTTCCTCAGACTGGCCTTCACGTTACCGTACGCCTTGTAGATTTCTACCGACTTAGGAGCCCTGGCCAGGTACACCACACACTGAGCCAAGATCACCTGAGGGTGGGAGGGAAGGAGCGAGGGGAGgaaagggagtagagagagaattACCTTTATTAGCATTTTGATATGGCCAAATATCAAAAGGCATACCGGATAACATGGTCAGAAAATAAGGAGTTCCTCAGGTAAAATCCAATGTCTCTCTTTATTGTATCCACAACATAACAAAGAGCTGATATTTAACAGAGGCAGATGTAAGGACAACTCTTGGTTGCCCTTGGTGACAAGATTTAAGATTTAAGTCTCACCTCACACTCTGGCATCCCGATGAAATGGCAGGCCTGGAAGGCAGATACAGCCTGAGGAAGGGCAGAGGGATCTGCCATACCTGAACAAAAGGGACATGACATCCAGTCAGAACACACCATAACCTTGTCTAGGCCTTTGACTTGTAAGGGAAGACTCCTTCCATGGCTCTGACAGGTGCAGACCAACAGAAAATAGACTTTGCATACAACTGTCAGGGCAAAAATAAGATTCCTCTGGGGTGATACCAAAGACGCTAGATCATGTTTGTTGACAAAATAGTTTGGTACAGGTAATTAGTGCTTGACCAACATGTTTTCTTTTTTAAAAACAGCACATCCTCCTCTTTACAGTGTTTTCTGAGGGTGCGCCAATGCAATGGTTTATGTAATTGGGTCAATAACTGAttaataactgattaaaacaatgGTTTGATGTAAACAGAGACGTGTCACACACCCACGTCTTCACTAGAGAAGCGGACTAGTCTGCGAGCCACGTACAGGgggtcctctcctccctccagcatGCGGCCCAGCCAGTAGAGGGAAGCGTTCTCGTGGGAGCCCCTCATTGATTTGTGCAGTGCTGAGATGCAGTTATAGTGCTCCTCACCTTTATGTAACAAACAACATAAAGTAGGGTTGGATGGGTGGGAAAATAACCATATAGATCTAGAGAGAAATAGAAATCCATAgaaatacactatatacaaaagtatgtggacgccccttcaaattggtggatttggctatttcagtcacatccgttgctgacaggtgtataaaatcgagcacaaacacatacaatctccatagccaaacattggcagtagaatggccttactgaagagctcagtgactttcaacgtggcaccatcatattaatgcccatgactttggaatgagatgttcgacgagctggtgtccacatacttttggtcatgtagtgtacatataatacacaacacaacacaaaaaggaggggagggaaggggttTTAAGATGGTGTGGGGATGAAGAAAAATAAGGGATCCATAAAGATATAAATAATACTAATTATTGTCTTAAGGCTATATGATGTTTCATATAATGTTTCTCCCTGGActggcagacctgggttcaaatactattgtgAGTTTTCCGGGCACAATGGAAACAATGAAATAGTCCCAAAAGTACAAACCCTTTCCCCATCTGGCTCTCCTGGCGAAACTCAATCAAATGCTCAAAGTAGCCTATTtgtaagaagaaaaaaataataattttgaatCCAGGTCTGATCCCTAGTGATCCATGGGAAGGGCGTGTGTGGCCAAGCTGTCCCTACGGTTTTCCATCCATCTCCCTCCAGCCCACACCCACATTCCATCCATCAATCAGAGATAGTTGCTACTCAGAGTGACATGAGGCCTAAATTGGCCAGAGCTTCACTGGCGGCTTTCCAAGACAAAGAACAATACACAAAGGTTACTGGTTAACTGTAGAGGGCTTAGAAACAAATCCAGACCAATGCCTGCTTGACACAAGTTATTTGTTTTTAGTTTCATAGATATAAAAATAGCTTCATCAAAATATCTTTCACACTAACAAAACTTAATACAGCAGCATCAGATTCAGATCACACAACAGAATAGTGATGGAAGTCTACATGTCATCTtttgtggacagattctcatgaaCATGAAACAACGAGAATCTGTCAAGGCTCACGTAGAATGTGACCACAAGCAGCAGTTGTTCCTGTTTTTGGGCATTGATTATTTGGACAAATCAGGATTGGGCAAAGGCGGTAAACTTAAACTGGTGCGTGGATTGTCAAGCCTGTGTGCGGATGATAATGGTTTCCACCAGATTTGGCAGAGTTTTTGTTTGCGAGTGAGGAGACTTTGCTTCCTTCCTTTGCACAAAGGTAATCACAATTGTTATCGGCATTCCCTTCCAGATGTAAAACAGGAAATGACAAACGTTCGCGAAATAATTTTACTTCCGGGTAACTGAGATTAGTCTACATGCAATGACGTGAATGAATTTCATCACTGTTTTTCTTAATGACAAAACATTAAATAGAGTAAATGTAGAGTTAGGTCTATAGCTGGTAAAACCATCTATCCTGGATGTCTAGCTAGTTGACATAACAGTTAAGAGGCTGCTGAGCTGGGTCAAGGCTATATTTGTGTTCCTGTTGTATAGTTGATGTACATTAATAATTTCTGGGGCATGTTCAGAGGAAATTCTGGTTAGATTTTAACCCCATAGGCTTATTTAGGTTCTGGATTCTCTCTGGAGGCCCCAGTCTCCCCAGACCAATTAACCCACCATTGCGGTGATGTTCTAGCATGGTCCTGTCTGTTTTACCCGTCTTAGCATCATTGTATAGCGTGACAATGACCAtgtgagttggcaagacagcactaaacaggtctgggaccaggctagtgaggGTCTATCCCTTGCTTCCAGTGGGCCCCATGGCGTGGCAATGTCCCATTATGAGACAGCGTCCTAATTTGAACCAATGTCTCATTTGTCACCCAGGTGgtccctctttcacctctctccacGATGGATAACTCCTCCACCTCAACCTTCCATAGCCCAGTCCACCTCCTGAGGCATTAGCCCACCCCTCCTGAGGCATTAGCCCACCCCTCCTGAGGCATTATTGTGTTGACATAGCTATTTTGGCTAAGGCTTCATCCACCTGGAGGCCTCCACCAGCACCCAAAATAGGACACACTGAAACAATGCAGGCGTCCTGTAAATCAACCAGGCCATGGGAGGATGATGGATCTCTGGGGGTCTCATAATAAATTGCCACGCCAGCTGGCACAAACTTTTCAAGCCCATGGCAGACAGGGGCATCCCTCTGTCCCTGGTGGTGTGTTGGCAGCAGCAACAGTCAGAGTCAAAGGGTCCTTAGGATCCCCCCCAAAAACCCATTTATCCTCTCATTTGCAGCAGAGCCATACACTCTATGGCATGTTTGAAGTGGTTGATCCATTTATTCGTAAAATCATGAGAAGTTTGACAGGGAAGTGTTGAGAGGGAAAATACCAGGAATTTTGAGAAGaatcctctacccatcctccacTGAGGTTGACAGAAAAAGTAAAGCTGAGAACCAGAGGTTAAAAGAGACTGGGATCAAGTCCCTTCACCTTCACTTTGACACTAATGCACATAATATAAGAGTTATGGCGGGTACTACATACTCTACGACCACACCAAGGAGTCTATCAATCTCCTAAGTGTCCTCTGACTAACATATTCTGGATATTCATTGATTCCAGTAAGATGACACTGACAACAACCAGTCCATGCTTCTAAAGCATCAATCAATGGCAGTGAGCCACAATAGCACTTGGCAGGCTGGCACCATGGTGACATCACTTGTACAAATTACTGTCTGAGGGTTTTAACCTAATTAGCGCTAGCCGTCTGGCCTGAGTCAGCTAATGTAGGGCATATTGAAAGAGTCTACTGTATGTATTAGAGGGCAACGTGTTCTTTGGCTGGATCTGGCTGCATATCTCAGACTCAGAGCAAAGGAAGTTAGCTCTACCAATAGGACCAGCACATTCACCTTTTCACAAGAGACCTCTGAAATATACCTAAACTATTCACAGGTCCATTCCCATGagctgacagacagactgctTGGGTTATTATCTCTGGGCTGCTGCTGTggagccaaccagacaggatgtcACCACTCTGTAATTATCAAATTGAATCATGACAAGTAACATCATTTGTcatctacattttttaaatatctgTCAGTCCAGTGAGGGGCAGTGTGAAAGAACAACCTAGAAAAATGTCAAATGTCCACTGACTACAGCTGAATCAATAGAAAATAATGTACTCTAATGTTATGGTTGAACCATTgaggagcatcaagatcatcaGTATGCTGGAGTTTCAATTTAGTGTACAGTTTTTCTCCATGCACCTGTTAGTATGATAGGGGTGCGACTCCTATACTCTTTTCTATTGAACCATTGGACTCACCTGCTTTGTCGTAGAGGATATGGGACCTCTGAAGGCCCTCCTTCACATGCTCCTCCTGCACCACAATGTCATGTGGGGTACTGCCAGATCCTGATTGGCCAGGACGGGCTGCACCCACCCGGGCCTGGACAGCCAGCTGGAGCCCGTTGAGCCCCGCCCGGGCGTCGCCGTCACACAGGTGGGCTATGGTGTCCAGAGCCTTCTGCTCAATATAGACCTTTGGTCTACACAACATGAAAACAGAAACACATTCAATTATAACAAATAAGAAATGTTTAGCTCCGATTATATTAGGCCTAAATGGCACAGAGAAAAATGACAATAACTGTGTCTTTTTGCTATACTGCACATAGAAGCATTTTCATCCAACATCAAATAGAGACTCAGAATTTGCTCAGAATTTGACTCCTGCAAACAGGGTGCTATGGTATTTGGATGATCCTCCAGATCCCCCAGCCAACTACCCAATCCTTCATCCCCAGATCCAAACGATTGACCCTGATGAAAAGCAACCGGTACGACGCCACACTTTGAGACCCTCTCACAGCGGCAGGCCTCCCCTCCATGTATGGTGACATAAACCAGACCCAGACAAGGGGCACTCTTCAATTTAGCCAAGGCATGATGGGCAGTGTCCTTGTACCAGCATCTGGTCTAATACCATGTGTCGTTCTCAAATAATCCCATCTCTAAAACAAGTACACAACAGAGACTTGATCCACTTGGCCACTAGTGATGGGGGGGAACAAAAAAAAAGTgatagttacatatcgggataatATTTTTGGCGATATATCGTATTGTTTTGacaatatcacaatattatttttgcgctagttggctgtacctgtacCCAAATAAAATCACATTACTGAATTGCAATTCATATAAAATCGTAATACATATTGCttcggcacctaagtattgtgataatatcgtaACGTGAGAGCTCTGGCAATTCACAGCCCTATTGGCCACTAAGGTGACAAATAAACAACCCCTTACCAAAAACCACATTATGGAGTCAGCAGGGGAGCATCTTTATTGGACTTGGCCTGGGTGATAATGTCATTGCAGGAGCTGGAGAGAAGTTAGCGAAGAACTGAGTGTTCTTCTGGTCTGGGGTTAGACAGTCAGGACAGTGTTGAGCCAACAGTCCTGTGACAACATGAGAACTAACGGGGAGAGTGGAACGCGGCCCCTGGTCCCCGGGGCGATGCAAACACCCTCAAACACCCTTCACCAATACGGTGACCGTATTTCCGCCACATGGGCGGTcatgagtcatgaaggcagtcaaatgaCATGTGACCGTTTattcacggtaattaggcttctcaaagctctgatgctgctaatggtcattagtagcctaccaaacttgctaacagcctggtactcagcactttattgtccctctaattactctgatatcaatgcaaatttaattgaaaatctaatcaaacacttcatgagggCCCATGAGGTCATtttgtgcaacatttctataggctatgcaattacatgagaaaaacagagtgatggcctctattaaaaagaggtgCATCCcttcagctttctataggctaggcttactatatttatttctcaactttttcTCAAtaattgcttctctttacaacaggagtatagacTAACtgtctggcatgaaaatgaaccacgggaaaagcgtcctcgatttgctatttaagtgcatagatctatctcgagacaggtgcatgataatggtccattctaaatcaaaacaaatgtcacacatatattatttggtttatgtaaagacaagattaaataaagaattgtctgatgggtgacaatattagcctatcacttgtgaattatatattatcacttgtgaatgatgcccagagtgaggcaagaaacatgcataattgcatttaaggtcacttttgataatggtgttttcccgctaatagAACATTCGCCCTTacagcctactgccgtgtgcacattgctgcgcttagAATGTGACGAAATAGcttagtttatcaacattttaagctaaatgttctgatctgtggcgtcagcctcattgcgtaattttttaaattttatgctagtggttgtattcatttgggatcaatcacatcccacaactgtcccagactatgtatggaatatttatttcttgcaCAGAATAGAACTTTAGGACATGGGGGATAGAAGATTGACATatgctagtgcttttgctgttcgttaggcctactcatcttgttggctgacgaaaagtaaatgtgtacAGTAAATGTGGACACCTCTgaattggataaggacacgcGCAGTTGCGTCCCGATGTGTCGGTCTTCACTTTTAGcttgtgagaaagacccgatcaggTGATGGAGAGCAATGTGAGTGAGGTGCTTTGGAGcgtgcagcactcagggagaaggggatTATAagtattatattcagcccaagggcacaacggccactggccgcaaaagccATGggattttttagggggcattacatccacacaaaggggatgccaccaggaaatttgaggcattatcaagtgtttgttaaattgtgaatgagagactgttgaagtgtgtacagccggtgcaaaaaacaaagcaaagctcatgcctttcaagcaacttttttcataTCATTAGTCGTATCATGCAGTCTTAGAATGTATTACAAATCTAAACATATAACCCaacatttgtagaacaactaaagttacattaatacctctaaattaagcatataggagaacCTATTTCTTTGATAACcacaacacagaatagccgcatgtgtgcGTGCACTCCCCAAAAATCGTTTCTATTtgattcagctttgttcaattgcattcttcatactataaaatctAAAATAATGCCATGAAATTCAAAGCAAATctggtctgctaaatgaactagtgtagcccacagccatatggcatagccacatcaggacctaacataaggacatcTCTGAGTAtcctattctgttcttctgaaatagactacatgtttctttaaacctgtctaaaataaaaaaaatggttttattgtgaaggtgtaggcatggatttattagactttttaaaatgtagatgtttcaaaggtctgcatcagtggcttgtaggctacgTGTGGAAGCCATACTGGTAcctggcagttatttgcttgacaatcaccggctgacaaaatgttgtgaccgccacagccctaggtaCTGGTGTGCTGATTCTGATCCATGAGCCTAAATGAAACAATAGATCTATATAGTAAATACCTGCGGGTAGATGAATAaaatatactgtttaaatgtttacatTTAAGCCACTAAGTGTGACATCTGAACCACATGCCATAGCTATGCGACACCAACAGCTCATTGGATTTTCTACCAACCTTTCAATTCTATTCATGACTTTTGGCATACAATCAAATGATGTGAAGAGGGTGATAAGGGAGGGCAAATACTAAACTAGTCTCATCTAGCTGTCCCAGTGGGACCTTCCTGTGAAACATACAGCCAAACATGCCTGTCTCCTCCCTTGGCTAGGACTCCAGACAAGACAATAGCCCCTTTTTAATTTgataggggtgagagagggaagccAGGGCTGCCACCATTTTTTGCTGATGCAGTGTGGAAAATGTCTGATTTAAAATGTTCCTTGGAACAAATGTATAGTTTGATCAATTTGACAGAGACCTATGTCACTCCCAGAAAATGAATATATCAAAACAAGGTAGGATGTAAAGATGTGATGTAATAGAAAGGGTTGGTCCACCTGAGCGTAAAGATCTGTACACAACCAAAGAGCATTTCACTCCATGGCTTGCACCTGTACCAAGATCTTTAAACACAAATATAACATCTAATGTTAGCtcaatcaccaccaccactcaatCACACCCATGTTGACCATGAAGGCTCTCTGCCATGAATCTGGTACACTGTTAAAACTGAGCCCTCATCTGCTGCCAGCAGTTAACAGCTGTCTCACTTAAACAGGCTAGGCTATACCGACACACTCCCCTTCCCCCTCCATCTccgtcaacagagagagagaaatagatagagagaaaggagagagaaaaggaaaggagagaaaagacagaaaggagataaaaagagagagggaggaggaaaaggagacagagcgagcaagagagagaaaagagaagagagaaagaggagagaaaaagatgagaaaaaggagagagagagagcgagcgagaggttactagttcatttagcagacaagatttgcttagaattccatggtattatagtatactattttataatatgaagaatacaattgaacaaagctgaataaaatagaaaggatattttctccaagagagaaagagagacaaaggagagcgagcgagtgagagagaggagagaaaggagagagaaaaagagaaagagggaggaaaaagagagagggaggagaaaaaggagagagaacaaCTGCCAGGGCTGTCTGCCTATAGTCAGCCCTGCCAGGCCATAAATGACCTAAAGGAAAACATTTTAAGGCgggcacagaggagagagaggacgtcCCCCTCGATCAATCAGGGTTCAGGAATCCCAGACTTAAGGATGACACGTGTCTACACGGCACGTTCCGTGATAACAAGGTGCTCATTCCCAGAGGAGGGGGTATCAGCTACTTACTCTGATCTAAGCTCGGTTGAGTCTAACTCGTCTTGATCTATGCGGTCGTTGAGATCTTCTCCCAGTACACTGATCCCCAGCGTAGCGACGGCCCTGAGCAGGATCAACCCCATTGCCTCCACAGACAGCTTGTCCAGAACCAGGACCCTGCACCTGCTAAGCAGAGCCGCGTTCACCTGGAACGAAGGGTTCTCCGTGGTTGCCCCAATCAGAGTCACTGTCCCACACTCCACATGAGGGAGGAAGGTAtcctacatacagacagacaagagacatagaaagagagtgaagagagacatGGGAGGAAAAGAGAAGGTGTTGAGCATCCCAAAAGTGGTTCAATATCAAGGGTGAGTCACAGGGCTTTGGTTACCTGTGCATGAAATACCATTGGCACTATACCTCATTGTACATTGGTTTAATAGGGTAGCTGTGTAAAAGCATTATAGGGTACATGGTTAAAAGACAAATCTATCGCACGCATGCGCTATGATGGCTATGTTTCCCCTCTTAGCACCTCTTTAGCGCGAGCACGGTGTAGAGTCGACCCTGGCTCTAACTGCCTATTAATTGTTATCAGAATTTACACAGACACAATAAAAGGGTCGTTCTGTGCCACAGTGAGAACCATCCTTCATATTATACTACACAAAATGAAGACAGTAACTGATAAGGATATTTATTGCTATTTTCAGAGTGATACTTGGTTACTATGT
This window contains:
- the wrnip1 gene encoding ATPase WRNIP1 isoform X2, whose amino-acid sequence is MASEVADSVAEPVQCPVCFKDFAASEINAHLDRCLLNNDSCPTSTSKDENGPPLKKPRISSEASSTTVNTTDSSEARKGTTPPSPVFSMFQTNRNKGPVQSERNASLSNKPIASTAVSKGIKRHSPDEMEAGKAMGQFGIDPPISNTLIKTPRDTTPVRALLNIDKPLAEKLRPTTLEEYFGQNKVVGKHTLLRSLLDSQEIPSLILWGPPGCGKTTLAHIIASDSKKRGTARFVSLSATSTSTNEVREVIKQAQNELKLMKRKTILFIDEIHRFNKSQQDTFLPHVECGTVTLIGATTENPSFQVNAALLSRCRVLVLDKLSVEAMGLILLRAVATLGISVLGEDLNDRIDQDELDSTELRSEPKVYIEQKALDTIAHLCDGDARAGLNGLQLAVQARVGAARPGQSGSGSTPHDIVVQEEHVKEGLQRSHILYDKAGMADPSALPQAVSAFQACHFIGMPECEVILAQCVVYLARAPKSVEIYKAYGNVKASLRNHKGPLPSVPLHLRNAPTKLMKDLGYAEGYKYNPAFSAPVEQDYLPEELRGMDFFTWNPSDL
- the wrnip1 gene encoding ATPase WRNIP1 isoform X1, yielding MASEVADSVAEPVQCPVCFKDFAASEINAHLDRCLLNNDSCPTSTSKDENGPPLKKPRISSEASSTTVNTTDSSEARKGTTPPSPVFSMFQTNRNKGPVQSERNASLSNKPIASTAVSKGIKRHSPDEMEAGKAMGQFGIDPPISNTLIKTPRDTTPVRALLNIDKPLAEKLRPTTLEEYFGQNKVVGKHTLLRSLLDSQEIPSLILWGPPGCGKTTLAHIIASDSKKRGTARFVSLSATSTSTNEVREVIKQAQNELKLMKRKTILFIDEIHRFNKSQQDTFLPHVECGTVTLIGATTENPSFQVNAALLSRCRVLVLDKLSVEAMGLILLRAVATLGISVLGEDLNDRIDQDELDSTELRSEPKVYIEQKALDTIAHLCDGDARAGLNGLQLAVQARVGAARPGQSGSGSTPHDIVVQEEHVKEGLQRSHILYDKAGEEHYNCISALHKSMRGSHENASLYWLGRMLEGGEDPLYVARRLVRFSSEDVGMADPSALPQAVSAFQACHFIGMPECEVILAQCVVYLARAPKSVEIYKAYGNVKASLRNHKGPLPSVPLHLRNAPTKLMKDLGYAEGYKYNPAFSAPVEQDYLPEELRGMDFFTWNPSDL